One window from the genome of Deltaproteobacteria bacterium encodes:
- the cobA gene encoding uroporphyrinogen-III C-methyltransferase has translation MRFIKRGVSVVKQGKVYIIGAGPGDPGLMTVKGLRFLKEADVIIYDHLVNEEIIRQAKKSARLIYAGKKGGDHTLPQDEINRRLVEEAQEGNIVARVKGGDPFIFGRGGEEAEILAKMGIPFEVIPGVTSAIAVPAYAGIPLTHRGYTSTVAFVTGHEDPTKEESDIDWETLAGIGTLVFLMGVKNLRHITTNLMVYGKEGDTPAALIRWGTTEDQETLKGTLSDIARKAEERQFSPPAILVVGGVVDLRNALNWFEIKPLFGKGIVITRPEAQAEEFAGLLHTQGARVIHFPTIKIVPPENYQDLDQAIGGLPQYHWIIFTSTNGVSFFLKRLKDLGRDIRDLKDIRICTIGPATAATIENLGIRVDLVPEEFISEGVVKAFREFDIRGKKVLLPRAETARDVIPEGLTTLGAKVDVVTAYRTANSGRDKSELETLMNEGKVDVITFTSPSTVTNFMEIMGQEYVIPPHVKIACIGPVTAAAVKKAGLSVDIIQERYTIPGLVETLVEYFEKIKVDKSSLLRK, from the coding sequence ATGAGGTTTATAAAAAGGGGAGTTTCTGTGGTGAAACAAGGTAAGGTTTATATCATTGGAGCAGGACCGGGCGATCCCGGACTGATGACCGTCAAAGGATTGAGATTCCTTAAGGAAGCTGATGTAATCATCTATGACCACCTGGTAAACGAGGAGATCATTCGCCAGGCGAAAAAATCGGCCCGTCTGATCTATGCGGGGAAAAAGGGAGGAGATCATACCCTTCCCCAGGATGAAATTAATCGGCGCCTCGTCGAAGAAGCACAAGAGGGAAATATTGTCGCCAGGGTCAAGGGTGGTGATCCCTTCATCTTCGGACGCGGCGGGGAAGAAGCGGAAATACTCGCAAAGATGGGCATCCCGTTTGAAGTCATTCCCGGCGTTACTTCCGCAATTGCCGTTCCCGCGTACGCCGGAATCCCGCTGACGCACCGTGGTTATACATCCACTGTAGCCTTTGTGACAGGCCATGAGGATCCGACAAAAGAAGAGAGCGATATCGACTGGGAAACGCTTGCCGGAATAGGAACCCTCGTCTTCCTCATGGGGGTCAAGAATCTTCGCCACATTACCACCAATCTGATGGTATATGGCAAAGAGGGGGACACTCCTGCTGCCCTTATCCGATGGGGAACGACAGAAGATCAGGAGACCCTGAAAGGCACCCTTAGCGACATTGCGCGAAAGGCGGAAGAAAGGCAATTTTCACCCCCCGCCATCCTGGTGGTTGGCGGCGTGGTAGACCTCCGCAACGCTTTAAACTGGTTCGAGATAAAACCGCTCTTCGGCAAGGGCATCGTGATCACGAGGCCTGAAGCACAGGCCGAAGAATTCGCCGGTCTTCTTCATACACAGGGAGCACGGGTTATCCATTTTCCCACCATAAAGATCGTTCCTCCGGAAAATTATCAGGATCTGGACCAGGCCATCGGCGGGCTCCCCCAATACCATTGGATTATCTTTACCAGCACCAACGGCGTAAGCTTCTTTTTGAAACGTCTAAAAGATCTGGGCAGGGACATACGGGATCTGAAAGATATCCGGATATGCACCATCGGACCGGCAACAGCAGCAACGATAGAAAATCTCGGCATCCGTGTTGATCTCGTGCCGGAGGAGTTTATCTCCGAAGGCGTGGTCAAGGCATTCCGGGAATTCGACATAAGGGGCAAAAAGGTGCTGCTTCCCCGGGCGGAGACGGCGAGAGATGTCATTCCCGAGGGGCTCACAACACTTGGAGCGAAGGTCGACGTGGTAACCGCATATCGAACCGCGAATTCAGGAAGAGATAAATCGGAACTGGAAACGTTGATGAACGAGGGGAAGGTGGACGTGATCACATTTACCAGCCCCTCCACGGTAACGAATTTTATGGAGATCATGGGTCAGGAATATGTTATACCTCCTCATGTCAAAATCGCCTGCATCGGACCGGTCACCGCTGCAGCCGTGAAAAAAGCCGGGCTTTCCGTAGATATTATCCAGGAACGCTATACTATACCGGGACTGGTGGAGACACTGGTGGAATATTTCGAGAAAATAAAAGTAGATAAATCGTCATTACTACGAAAATAG
- the hemB gene encoding porphobilinogen synthase, whose amino-acid sequence MYFPAYRPRRLRKNENFRRMIRETKLSVDDLVYPLFVTSGKDVKKPINSMPGHFQMSIDHLVKEVQRAKEAGIPAVLLFGIPEKKDEVASGAFMKDGIIQQAVRRIKDRVPDIVVITDVCLCEYTSHGHCGMIEKGDVDNDTTLEVLAETAVSHARAGVDMVAPSAMMDGQVGAIREALDEAGHENLPIMAYSAKYASSFYGPFREAAESAPKFGDRKSYQMDPANGDEAIREISLDVEEGADIIIVKPALPYLDIIRRAREEFDLPIAAYNVSGEFAMIKAAANLGWIDGEKAMMESLTSIKRAGADIIITYFAPEAAKLLRK is encoded by the coding sequence ATGTACTTTCCTGCTTATCGGCCGCGGCGGCTGAGAAAAAATGAAAATTTCAGGAGGATGATCCGGGAGACAAAGCTGTCCGTTGATGATCTGGTATATCCCCTCTTTGTGACTTCCGGGAAGGATGTGAAGAAACCGATCAACTCGATGCCCGGACATTTTCAAATGTCCATTGATCATTTAGTGAAAGAAGTTCAGAGAGCAAAAGAGGCGGGGATACCTGCCGTTCTCCTCTTCGGCATCCCGGAGAAAAAGGACGAGGTGGCTTCCGGAGCCTTCATGAAAGACGGCATTATTCAGCAGGCCGTCAGAAGGATAAAAGACAGGGTGCCCGATATCGTGGTCATTACCGATGTGTGCCTCTGCGAATACACCAGTCATGGGCACTGCGGGATGATCGAGAAGGGTGATGTGGACAACGACACCACTCTTGAAGTCTTAGCAGAAACGGCTGTGTCTCACGCCAGGGCGGGCGTCGATATGGTCGCCCCCTCTGCCATGATGGATGGTCAGGTCGGGGCTATCCGGGAAGCCCTGGATGAAGCGGGGCATGAAAATCTCCCGATTATGGCCTACTCGGCCAAGTATGCGTCCTCCTTCTACGGGCCATTCCGCGAGGCCGCAGAGAGCGCCCCGAAATTCGGAGACCGCAAGTCTTACCAGATGGATCCCGCAAACGGGGATGAGGCAATACGAGAGATCAGCCTCGATGTGGAAGAAGGGGCCGATATCATCATAGTGAAACCTGCCCTTCCCTATCTCGATATCATCCGCAGGGCAAGGGAGGAGTTTGACCTCCCCATTGCGGCCTACAATGTGAGCGGTGAGTTCGCTATGATCAAGGCGGCGGCAAACCTTGGCTGGATCGATGGAGAAAAGGCGATGATGGAATCACTTACCTCGATCAAGAGGGCCGGTGCAGACATCATCATTACCTATTTTGCCCCGGAAGCGGCGAAACTTCTTCGGAAATAG